A region from the Metopolophium dirhodum isolate CAU chromosome 9, ASM1992520v1, whole genome shotgun sequence genome encodes:
- the LOC132951901 gene encoding serine/arginine-rich splicing factor 4-like, whose protein sequence is MDLSTEELLSRKETLKQFENYIDKTSNTLKCFIEKIGWTLDKTPVNDKLAKCPFNNEHRMPPSTLEVHCQKCILKRNGYDSSHSFYPSYNLSTPLAHTVKIDEITQMRILKTAFEESNSTLNINLEPREVSQSIERYVCDFTPDERRVLYDTAVKYTKLPNHKNVINDLTGVDVYNKTDDKPKTELEVLQEQRDLKRRSAAYRGKKVHTDRKSYVEILREVVEGLTNNLAHSEDKSVCVQTSNTIAETIPNDRFVYKYAGNQSYDGNPYTRWLDIETEESKLFKYCQKESQNSYQEASTSRIYCKDQTGFKKSRKSKSKSRERKTSTSELKLRSRRSWSRTVCKSRKSRSNSRERKTSTNELKLKRSRRSRSSSACKETKYKKPKIRSKSKEYVSVESKHKRSRKRKTRSKSKESESRRHRSRSISLENTDKRSKKHRTKSESKELEKIKCSRSLTNYNKLLNEKDSAIQFKPKNTHKKKKKHKSKKNRSKSPRRSYKNNKNNAIEVSENIDDKISNDNDVVHSIYQS, encoded by the exons ATGGATTTATCAACAGAAGAACTGCTTAGCAGAAAAGAGACGTTGAAAcaatttgaaaactatattgATAAAACAAGTAACACGTTAAagtgttttattgaaaaaattggaTGGACATTGGATAAAACTCCAgtcaat GATAAATTGGCAAAGTGTCCATTCAATAATGAACACAGAATGCCACCATCCACACTTGAAGTTCATTGTCAAAAGTGTATATTGAAAAGAAATGGATACGATTCATCTCATTCGTTTTATCCTTCTTATAATTTGTCAACACCTTTGGCCCACACtgttaaaatag ATGAAATCACTCAAATGCGTATTTTGAAAACTGCCTTCGAGGAATCAAATTCAACATTAA atataaatCTTGAGCCTAGAGAAGTTTCCCAAAGTATAGAACGTTATGTTTGTGATTTTACTCCTGACGAGAGAAGAGTATTATATGATACTGCTGTAAAATACACCAAACTACCTAATCACAAAAATGTGATAAATGATTTAACAGG tgtggatgtttataataaaactgaCGATAAACCCAAAACTGAGCTTGAGGTTTTGCAAGAGCAAAGAGACTTAAAACGTAGGAGTGCTGCTTATCGAGGAAAAAAAGTTCACACAGATAGAAAATCTTATGTTGAG attttaagagAAGTAGTTGAAggattaacaaataatttggcCCATTCAGAAGATAAATCAGTGTGCGTCCAAACTTCAAATACCATTGCAGAAACTATACCAAATGATCGTTTTGTGTACAAGTATGCAGGTAATCAAAGTTATGATGGTAATCCATATACTCGCTGGCTTGATATTGAAACAGAggaatctaaattatttaagtattgtCAAAAGGAGAGTCAGAATTCATATCAAGAAGCTTCTACATCTAGAATTTATTGTAAAGATCAAActggttttaaaaaatcaagaaaaagtAAATCTAAATCAAGAGAAAGAAAAACGTCCACTagtgaattaaaattaagatcTAGAAGATCTTGGTCTCGCACAGTATGTAAATCAAGAAAAAGTAGATCTAATTCAAGAGAAAGAAAAACGTCCactaatgaattaaaattaaagagaTCTAGGAGATCTAGATCTAGCTCAGCATGTAAAGAAACCAAATATAAGAAACCTAAAATTCGTTCTAAATCCAAAGAATATGTATCAGTAGAAAGTAAACATAAAAGATCTAGAAAACGTAAAACTCGATCAAAATCTAAAGAAAGTGAGTCTAGAAGGCACAGAAGTCGATCGATATCTTTAGAAAATACAGATAAAAGATCTAAGAAGCATAGAACTAAGTCTGAGTCAAAAGAACTTGAAAAGATTAAATGTTCTAGAagtcttacaaattataataagttgttAAATGAAAAAGACTCTGCAATACAATTTAAGCcaaaaaatactcataaaaaaaaaaaaaaacataaaagtaaaaaaaatcgttcTAAAAGTCCAAGaagatcttataaaaataataaaaacaacgcTATTGAAGTTAGTGAAAACATTGATGACAAAATATCAAATGATAACGATGTCGTCCATTCCATCTATCAGTCATAA
- the LOC132951902 gene encoding replication factor C subunit 2: MEVDNPEEGASTSTLAVIDPMEGCSTSTNNVFTTVPPQTKTVKSDLNTPWIEKYRPKSFTDIVGNEETVLRLEKFSSCGNVPNIIIAGPPGVGKTTTILALARILLGGAFKEAVLELNASSDRGIDTVRNKIKMFAQQKVTLPPGRHKIIILDEADSMTDGAQQALRRTMELWSNTTRFALACNNSDKIIEAIQSRCAMLRYGKLSDQEVMTQMLKVCKSEEVSFSADGLEAVVFTAQGDMRQALNNLQSTWNGFRHVDSTNVFKVCDEPHPLLVKEMLLECADQNISKAYKIMAHLWKLGYAPEDIITNIFRVAKHLEIKESLKLKFVQEIGMVHIRIVEGMNSLLQLSGLLAKLCTAAAKTGG, encoded by the exons ATGGAAGTCGATAACCCAGAAGAAGGTGCCTCAACCTCAACCTTGGCCGTAATAGATCCCATGGAAGGATGTTCTACCAGTACGAACAATGTGTTTACTACTGTGCCTCCTCAAACGAAAACTGTTAAAAGTGATTTAAATACGCCATG GATTGAAAAATATCGTCCGAAATCATTCACAGACATTGTTGGAAATGAAGAAACTGTTTTGCGATTGGAAAAGTTTTCTTCATGCGGAAATGtaccaaacataattattgcg GGTCCTCCTGGTGTTGGTAAAACTACAACGATATTGGCTCTAGCTAGAATACTTCTAGGAGGTGCTTTCAAAGAAGCTGTACTAGAATTAAATGCATCCAGTGACCGTGGTATTGATACTGTaagaaacaaaatcaaaatgtttgccCAACAAAAAGTCACATTGCCCCCTGGTagacacaaaataattattttggacgAAGCCGATAG TATGACTGATGGAGCTCAGCAAGCACTTAGACGTACTATGGAATTATGGAGTAATACAACAAGATTTGCACTTGCCTGTAACAATAGTGACAAAATTATTGAAGCGATTCAGTCACGTTGTGCCATGTTGCGATATGGAAAACTTTCTGATCAAGAGGTCATGACTCAGATGCTTAAAGTCTGCAAATCCGAAGAG GTATCGTTCAGTGCCGATGGTTTGGAAGCTGTTGTATTTACTGCTCAAGGTGACATGCGACAAGCGTTAAACAACTTACAATCTACATGGAATGGATTTAGACACGTCGATAGCACAAACGTATTTAAAGTTTGTGACGAGCCACATCCCTTACTTGTTAAAGAAATGTTATTGGAATGTGCTGACCAAAATATTTCTAAGGCTTATAAA ataaTGGCCCATTTATGGAAACTCGGTTATGCCCCTGAAGACATCATTACAAACATATTTAGAGTTGCTAAACATTTGGAAATCAAAGAATctctgaaattaaaatttgtacag gAGATTGGAATGGTTCACATAAGGATTGTGGAAGGAATGAACTCATTACTTCAATTGTCAGGATTATTAGCCAAGTTGTGCACAGCAGCTGCCAAAACAGGCggttaa
- the LOC132951903 gene encoding uncharacterized protein LOC132951903 produces MTSSKYCLKTRNRMKLPNAKKLDNEQDHDLFLSKFTSALCGDSFNRLPLNSTLGRLPLSELAQELKTGKLISKFEDFDYYTDGEDESPYVYTCSFVLAIMYFERLKVSNPNYLKSINSSELFLISLLVASKYLHDDGELDSAINSEWAVAYGISLKTINQMEKDYLSAMNWEFFISDEEFTNRHKEIVNQLYSDIEKSNSVLLKMFLLISSVVQKIRKLYRRKIVRQKMKHMIAMSTVITVVTATTMQLNHGNQNLVQELYEQIESNPDYPTIPSTHKNDIVKPENVKDISKGWNSSKLLQLLDHLLLMNTCVSDDDHQLSFQTTLSKSNKNQFRNITHFKSIIFFNYLQTINYTY; encoded by the exons ATGACGTCCTCAAAGTACTGTTTGAAAACTCGCAATAGAATGAAACTTCCAAACGCCAAG aAGTTAGATAACGAACAGGACCATGATCTGTTTTTGTCAAAGTTTACTTCGGCACTTTGTGGCGACAGTTTCAACAGACTCCCGTTGAACTCCACATTAGGACGTCTGCCATTATCTG AATTAGCCCAGGAACTCAAAACAGGGAAATTGATATCAAAATTTgaagattttgattattacactGATGGCGAAGATGAATCACCATATGTTTACACATGTTCATTTGTATTGGCTATAATGTATTTTGAACGACTTAAAGTATCAAATCCTAACTATTTGAAATCTATTAACTCATCAGAATTATTTCTGATATCTTTG ttAGTTGCAAGTAAATATCTCCATGACGATGGAGAACTTGATTCCGCGATAAATAGTGAATGGGCCGTAGCTTATGGTATCAGTCTTAAAACTATCAATCAAATGGAAAAAGATTATTTATCAGCCATG aattgGGAATTTTTTATAAGTGAtgaagaatttacaaatagacATAAAGAAATAGTTAATCAACTATACAGTGATATAGAGAAATCCAACTCTGTACTGTTAAAGATGTTCCTATTGATCTCATCAGTTGTACAAAAAATAAGAAAG TTGTACCGAAGGAAAATTGTCCGCCAGAAAATGAAACATATGATCGCCATGTCAACTGTTATCACTGTGGTCACTGCAACTACTATGCAACTTAACCATGGAAATCAAAATTTGGTCCAAGAATTGTATGAACAAATTGAGTCTAATCCAGATTACCCAACAATTCCCTCCACCCATAAAAATGACATAGTAAAACCTGAAAACGTAAAAGACATATCTAAAGGATGGAATTCGTCTAAATTACTACAGTTATTAGACCATTTATTACTAATGAACACATGTGTATCTGATGATGATCATCAACTATCATTTCAAACAACCCTTAGTAAATCAAACAAAAACCAATTTAGGAATATTACACATttcaaaagtattatattttttaactatttacaaACCATAAACTATACGTATTGA
- the LOC132952637 gene encoding prefoldin subunit 1-like produces the protein MAVDMDLKNAFKELHEKLLYASQKIKLADLQIDTLRRTKQHNILTKQELEKIPKDVNTYEALGRAFVLTPRDEVFKNLDKVNSDTEQKITVLENTKQYLEGNLKESENNLREMVQRKRDVGSDKENQPGSSKD, from the exons ATGGCTGTAGATATGgacttaaaaaat GCATTCAAAGAACTTCATGAAAAACTATTATATGcatctcaaaaaataaaattggctGATTTGCAAATTGATACTCTTCGTCGTACAAAGCAACATAATATTCTTACTAAGCAAGAACTAGAG AAAATTCCAAAAGATGTGAACACATATGAAGCTTTAGGTCGTGCATTTGTATTAACACCAAGAGATgaagtatttaaaaacttagataAAGTTAATAGCGATACAGAACAAAAAATTACTGTCTTAGAA aaCACTAAACAATACTTGGAAGGTAATTTGAAAGAAAGTGAGAATAATTTGCGTGAAATGGTACAACGCAAAAGAGATGTTGGCAGCGACAAAGAAAATCAACCAGGCAGTTCTAAAgactaa
- the LOC132952636 gene encoding uncharacterized protein LOC132952636: MELLKSNKGNHKIALKGYTYTIKKICQSIIRWKCSKKSSLKCPAMLITNLKMKKIIRFEEEHSHSANKGEIGAMKIKQTIKDCSLQTCNNPGQIFAQAVQNLPKEILIELPSEDSIKRSIRNQRSSLNPKKPNSLQELVIEDDWTRCGNERF, from the exons ATGGAACTTCTTAAATCAAACAAGGGAAATCATAAAATTGCACTAAAAGgttatacttatactataaaaaaaatatgccaaaGTATAATCCGATGGAAATGTTCCAAGAAATCGTCACTTAAGTGTCCAGCAATGTTAATTAccaatttgaaaatgaaaaaaatcatacGTTTTGAAGAAGAACACAGTCATAGTGCTAATAAAGGTGAAATAGGAGCAATGAAAATCAAACAAACGATAAAAGATTGTTCACTTCAGACTTGCAACAATCCAGGACAAATTTTTGCTCAAGCTGTACAAAATTTACCAAAAGAGATATTAATTGAATTACCATCCGAAGATTCAATAAAAAGAAGTATTCGTAATCAAAGAAGCAGTTTAAACCCGAAAAAACCAAATAGTCTACAAGAACTTGTTATTGAAG ATGATTGGACACGTTGTGGGAATGAGCGATTTTGA